The genomic DNA GGAGCTTCTCCAGCAGGTCGGTACGCATGAGCATGGTGCTGGTGTTCTCCGCGAGGCGGAACAGCTTCACGTCCTCGGGGACCTTTTCCGGGTGGATGTGAAGTCGCAGGATTCCAGCCAGGCGTCCGGGGATGTTCCTGGCGGATGGGGTGTACTCGGACTTCTCGGAGTCGAAGCAGGGCACCTTCACCAGCGGATTGACGAAGCCGTACTTCTCGGGTCGGACGCGCCCCTTCCGGTCCTTGAGGATGAAGGGCAGGTACTCGGCGTGCTCCTCCTTCACCCCCTCCGCTCGCATGAGGTCCCAGGCCCGCTGGGACGGCAGGATGAGTCGGGCGGTCGTGTAGATGAAGTCCGTGAAGCGGCTGCCGGACTTGGTCGACAGGGTGATTTCCGTCGTCGGAGGGAATTGGGAGGCCAGTGGCACGCCCCGCATGGACAGGGCCGGAAGGGTCAGCACGTCGTTGACAGGCTCGGTCGCGGCGATCTCCGGCCCCGGAAAGAAGGGGACCACGACGTAGGAGAAGCGTGTCTGGGTCATGAAGTGTTCGTCCGTGAGGGGATGAGGCGTGGCTCAGGAGAGGAGGACTTTGTTCGTTATGATCTGGTTGTACAGTTTTAGCGACAGGGCGTTCAAGCCCTTGCGAAGTTCATCACCCGCTATCTTTTCTACCTCGTGAGGCTCTCCCGCCTCGCTCAAGTCCGCTTCCACCTGGTTGGCCAACTGACGGAGGTGGGCCTCAACCATGTCGGAATAGAGCGCGTGCCCCGTGGCGCCCCACGGACAGTGAGCGGGCAGGTTGATGATCTTCGCGATGACGGGGTTCTCGGCCAGCAGGACGATGTTCCCCCCGTTGTGCATGTTCCACTTCGACTCCCAGACGACGGAGACCCGGCGCTCGATGGGTGTATTCTGCGGCCGATCCAGGAGCTCGTACTTGAGCGCTCCCTTCGGGATGATGTGGTGGTACTCGTGTTCATACGGGTACCACGAGCCCAGTCGCTGCTCATGCCACTCCGGGGCGAAGTTCACGGGCTGCTTGACGCCATTTTTCCTGGCCTGCACGTAGCCCTGGCCGCCGAGGTACTCCTTCGTGACGAGCGACTCATCGAGGACGTGCGCCACGTGCCAGGCTTCCTTGTTGAGGGAGAGCCGGTGCAGGGGCTGGCCATAGCCCAGGATGTGCTTCTGGAGGAACTCACGGGCCTTGGTTGTGAGCTGCATCAACCGGCCATTGGCGACGAAGGACCTGAAATTGTCACGCTTCGCGAGCTTCTCTCCGCTGGCGCGGAGCTCCTGATACCGGGACACCTCCTCACGGGCCTTGTTGACCTCCTGCCGGTACTCAGCCGCCGCGCTCTCGCGAAGCTCCTTCCTGCTGGCATTGACCTCGTCGACCCTGGCCTGGGACGGGACGTACTTCCCGGAGCGGCCGCCCTTCGACTCCTCGAAGCCGTTGTTCTGGTAGTGGCAGGGGTGCGTCGACCAGCCCTTCTTCCCCCCATAGTCTTTATGGCTCCAGATGCAGCTGGTCGTCTTGGGGTCCTTCTTGTGCTCCTCCCCTCGCGCCTTCAGTGACTTGTAGTGCTTCTTGGCCATGGAGCGCTCCTGCGGATGACCTGAAAGTGTACGTCAGCCGCGAAGCCCCTCGGCGAAGGGGCGGCTGAACGAAGTGGCGGGTGCGGCGCGGGCGGCCTTCCACCCGGCGACCTGATGTTGCACGAACGCGCGGGTCGGAACCTGGAGCGCGCCCCGGCTGCGCAGCGCCAGCTCCAGGGCCAGCGCATGGCGGCGCCTCATGGGCGCGCTGACGAGCGCCTCCAGCAGCACCTGCGGCGTGAAGGGCTGACCGGCGAGGTAGCGCTGCTTCGGGTCCAGCCGGGCTCGGGCTTCCTTCCACCACGCCGCGACATGCTCCGCGTGAGGCAGAG from Melittangium boletus DSM 14713 includes the following:
- a CDS encoding imm11 family protein; the encoded protein is MTQTRFSYVVVPFFPGPEIAATEPVNDVLTLPALSMRGVPLASQFPPTTEITLSTKSGSRFTDFIYTTARLILPSQRAWDLMRAEGVKEEHAEYLPFILKDRKGRVRPEKYGFVNPLVKVPCFDSEKSEYTPSARNIPGRLAGILRLHIHPEKVPEDVKLFRLAENTSTMLMRTDLLEKLQAAGMEGLRGIALGELLE
- a CDS encoding AHH domain-containing protein; this encodes MAKKHYKSLKARGEEHKKDPKTTSCIWSHKDYGGKKGWSTHPCHYQNNGFEESKGGRSGKYVPSQARVDEVNASRKELRESAAAEYRQEVNKAREEVSRYQELRASGEKLAKRDNFRSFVANGRLMQLTTKAREFLQKHILGYGQPLHRLSLNKEAWHVAHVLDESLVTKEYLGGQGYVQARKNGVKQPVNFAPEWHEQRLGSWYPYEHEYHHIIPKGALKYELLDRPQNTPIERRVSVVWESKWNMHNGGNIVLLAENPVIAKIINLPAHCPWGATGHALYSDMVEAHLRQLANQVEADLSEAGEPHEVEKIAGDELRKGLNALSLKLYNQIITNKVLLS